The Cytophagia bacterium CHB2 genome includes a window with the following:
- a CDS encoding glycerophosphodiester phosphodiesterase: MKNLFLQRLREARPLNIAHRGARSHAPENTLAAFEAALAHGADGIEFDVRLCGSHDWVVFHDQRL; the protein is encoded by the coding sequence ATGAAAAATTTATTTCTGCAACGCTTGCGTGAAGCGCGACCGCTGAATATTGCGCATCGCGGGGCGCGCAGCCACGCGCCGGAGAATACCCTGGCCGCCTTCGAAGCGGCGCTCGCGCACGGCGCGGACGGCATTGAGTTCGACGTGCGCTTGTGCGGCTCACACGACTGGGTGGTGTTTCATGATCAGCGCTTAA